CGTGTTCGCCATCCACTTCCCCTCGGGTTGTAACTCGTCGCCCCACGCGAAGCGTGTATGGCTCGGCCCGCCGCGCGCGGCAAACTCCCATTCGGCCTCCGTTGGCAGCCGTTTCCCGGCCCAGTGCGCATAGGCGGTCGCGTCCTCCCACGACACCTGTACGACCGGATGGTCCCAGCGGCCGTCGAGCGTGCTCCGAGGACCTGCAGGGTGACGCCAATTCGCGCCTGGCGTCCAGGTCCACCAGGCGGAGACATCTTGCAGTGAGACGGGGTGAACCGGTGCTGTGAACACCAGTGAGCCGGGGACGAGTAACATATCGGACGGCTTCGGAGTGTCGGGTGGGAGTTGTTGTTTGAGTGCTTCCCAGTCGGGCTTACGTTCAGCCATAGTGAGGTAGCCAGTGGCCTCAACGAAGGTGCGGAACTCGGAGTTCGTGACTTCATGGTCGTCTATCCAGAAGCCGGTGACCTGGACGCGGTGCGCCGGACGCTCCCTGGGGTACGAGGCCTCATCATCGGCGCCCATGGTGAATTCTCCGCCGGGAATCCACACCATGCCGGGGCGTTGGGTGCGATTGGCCTGCGCTGTGCTGAGCTGCTTTGTCCGTGCCGTACTGGTAGGAAGCTGCCGCTCCGCCGCAGGAAGGGGCGGGACCATACTGGCCAGCACGACTAGGCAACTGACGAGGAGAGCGGGTCGGAGGTTCATGATGACGTTTCCTACTATCTGCCCACGTTGTGAGTTAGGAGCTGTCAAGAAATAACTTTCTAGCTATACAGCACGGCTGGACAAGCCCGCAGGGCACCCGTGCGCTGACGTTAGAGTTTTCTCAACGCGCCCAGTGCTGCAAATCCTTGGCAAAGTCGTGAATGGTAATCGCGCGCTTGAGATTCAGCTTGGAGTCGAGCAGATCATAGATATGGTCTGAAGAGCCACGCATCGAAAAGTACACGATCACACCGTGCTCGCCTCCACCCTCGACATGCACGTCGTCCTCAACCCCACTGGTGTACGTCCCTGCCGGTTTGACAACTCTGAGCGTCTCACCAGTGTTGGTCTGGTCAAAAATGTGCAGCTCTCCTTCCAGCACGAGACTGGTGGCCGGAGCGATGTGGCGATGGTACATACAGCGCGCGCTGGGCTCGAATTTGACTATCATATCAGCCGTGCGCGCTGCGACATTCACGTCGAGCAGTTTGTAGTAACAACCTGTGGCAATAAAGTCTTTCCAGTCCACTTCCTTGGTATCGAAGCGGAAGTTTCGCAGTTGGCTTTGGTCAGGTGCAGTGTTCGTCATCGTTTTTCTCCTTCACGGTGCGATTTCGACAATAAATCCATCCGGCAGTTCGCGCTTGCCGTAAATAAAGTCCCCATTGATATCGCTGACCCATAACGTATTACCAACGAAACGCAATCCCACGGATTGATAAAGCCGCTGGCGACAAGTTCAAGTTTGCCCTCTAGTGTCACGCGATACACCTTTCCATCCGCTCGCAGTGCCTGCCCCAGCGGCACCGGGATTTCGTAATGGCCGACATCCACGACAAATAACTGCCCAGCATAGGGGCCAAATCCTTCGGGCGCAAAATCAAGGGAGCCAAATAATGATGAACATTTTTTCACTCCCCTTCTCTCTAGCTTTCTCCCGCCAGGGGAGAGAGAGGGGGACTCGCGATACCCCCATCAGATCTTTTGCGATGAAACACTAGTCCGAATTGCGACCAGGGTAACTGACGAGGACTGTTCTCTCAAGGCAACAGAAACGAGAACAACTTCGTCTACATCTGCAGAAGATCGCGAACCACCTCCACCGTCAGCTCCCGCAGGCTCGGTAGGACAAGGCTGGCCTGGCTGAAGTCGTTACGTCGCGTGTAGTCGTTGGGAACGGCGATGCAGCGAATACCAGCGCTAACCGCCGCCGTAACGCCTTTGTAAGTGTCCTCGATGACGACACAACGATCCGGTGGCAATCCTAACTTTCTTGCCGCTGTCAGAAAGGCGTCCGGCTCGGGCTTGGCCTTCTGATAATCTTGCCGCGCGACCGTCATGGGGAAAAACCGGTCAAGCTCGAATTTGCGCAAGACTGCCTCCAGATGCTCGCGATAACTATTGGTCGCCACGGTCAGCGCACAGTGCAGCACCAATCGACTGAGCGCCTCGTGCACGTAGGGCATCAACGTCACCTCGGTTTCCAGCAAGTGCAGATAAATGGGCGACCGCAGTTGGCGCATCTCATCGGGCAAGATGGGCAGATTGTGCTTCGCGGCGATGTACTCCGGCCCATTTCCTTGGGCGATCCAATGGTCTTCGTACTCCTCGCGGGTTACGGTCACGCCGTAGGGTCTGAGGACATCACTGTACGCTCGGTAATACAGACCCTCGGAGTCGATCAGTACGCCGTCGAGATCGAAAATGACGCCGCAAGCAGGTGTCGTCATGAATGGAAAGTTCCTCTGCTGTCGCTGGATTTAGCTGGTGCAGGTTTTGTAGTACAGTCTCTGCCCATGAGCGACAAGCACCAACCGTCATCCCTGCCCGAGGACCCTTCAGCCGCCTGGGCGTCGGTGTTCCGCACCTTGGGACTGCCGCTCTACCACGTGCGGACGGAAGAGCGCATGGCGCTCATCCAAGCGCCGCCGGAAGATTTTGCCCGTATCCTCGTCCCGGAAGTGCGTGAGATTCTGCTCCGACATGGCAAATCCCTCGGTTATTTGTTCGTTCTGCTGGACCTGAACTATCCAGAGGAAGAGGGATGAAGAAGGATGCAGATCGGCTAATCGTCTAGCGTATGCCGCTCGCGCTCCCACTCCTGCCCATTAAACGATTGAATCGCCAGGCTGCCCACATCGATCCCTTCGAGGCAGCGCACGTTGATATCGATCATGTCGGGATGCGAACGGGGAATGTAGTACGAGTGAATGCCGCAGACCGGACAAAAATAGTGCTTCGCGGTCTTGGTGTTGAACTCATAGAGGGCCACGGCATCAGGCGAGGAGAGCAAACGAAACTGCTCCGGCGGCACGATGAGGTGGAGGAAACCTTTCTTCCTACAGATCGAACAGTTGCAGTCGATGACTTTTTCGAGATCGGTCGTTACTTCAAATCGCACCCGGCCACAATGGCAACCGCCTTGGTACGTCGGCATACATACCTCCTCCAGTCCTGAGTGGAATGAATGATTGCATCATTGAGT
Above is a window of Deltaproteobacteria bacterium DNA encoding:
- a CDS encoding formylglycine-generating enzyme family protein; translation: MNLRPALLVSCLVVLASMVPPLPAAERQLPTSTARTKQLSTAQANRTQRPGMVWIPGGEFTMGADDEASYPRERPAHRVQVTGFWIDDHEVTNSEFRTFVEATGYLTMAERKPDWEALKQQLPPDTPKPSDMLLVPGSLVFTAPVHPVSLQDVSAWWTWTPGANWRHPAGPRSTLDGRWDHPVVQVSWEDATAYAHWAGKRLPTEAEWEFAARGGPSHTRFAWGDELQPEGKWMANTFQGHFPDHNTREDGYVGTAPVKHFPPNGYGLFDMIGNVWEWTSDWYAADLYAQRAGNGVVHDPQGPARPHDPNEPHAPKRIMKGGSFLCSSHYCVNYRPSARSATSFDTGMSHLGFRCVLTSQTPAVVKGATK
- a CDS encoding HAD family phosphatase, giving the protein MTTPACGVIFDLDGVLIDSEGLYYRAYSDVLRPYGVTVTREEYEDHWIAQGNGPEYIAAKHNLPILPDEMRQLRSPIYLHLLETEVTLMPYVHEALSRLVLHCALTVATNSYREHLEAVLRKFELDRFFPMTVARQDYQKAKPEPDAFLTAARKLGLPPDRCVVIEDTYKGVTAAVSAGIRCIAVPNDYTRRNDFSQASLVLPSLRELTVEVVRDLLQM
- a CDS encoding GFA family protein; the protein is MPTYQGGCHCGRVRFEVTTDLEKVIDCNCSICRKKGFLHLIVPPEQFRLLSSPDAVALYEFNTKTAKHYFCPVCGIHSYYIPRSHPDMIDINVRCLEGIDVGSLAIQSFNGQEWERERHTLDD